One Natrinema longum genomic window, GACCCTCGAGTGTGCCATCCACGACGGCGGGGTTCGCGCCGTGGAGGTCGAACCGGTCACCGCGCGTGCGAACATCACCTCGAAGGGCGCGTTCGCCGGCAGCAAAACGAGTCTTCCCGGTCCCTGTCCCTACGTCGAGTGTCCGAGCCACGAGTACTGCGAACCCGACGGCATCGAGTTCGACGAGGAGTATCGCATCGAAGCGATCATCGGCGAGCCGCCACACGAGGTCTGTCACCTCGATCGGTCGCTCGAACTGGTCGAACTGAATACCGACGACTGAGACGCTGTCCCAACGCGCCCGCGAACCCGACCTCGAGGCTGCCACAGAACCGACGGACCGAGCCATCGCTATCGTAGTGAAGCCGATGAAAACCCGTGTGAGCGACCGATCTCGTCCTCGAGGCAGTCTCCTCGCTCGTGGGGTCAGCCGGACCCGTTTCCCGTGACCGAACGGACCGACCGGTTACTGGAAGGTCCGTCCGAGCTGTTCGTCCTGTCCCTCTCCGGGTTCGGCCTGCTGGAGCTTTTCTTCGAGTTCCTCGTACTCCTCGCGGGTTTCGGGGGTGACGCTCGGCTTGACTTCCTCGAGCGCGTGCTCGAAGTGCTCGCGGCCGATGCGGACGTTTCCGAGGGTGTCGTTCATGTCCTCGGGGTCGACCGAGTTGATGAATTCGCGGCTGGCGGCCATCGAGGCCTCGCGGCAGAGCGCCTCGATGTCGGCACCGACGTAGCCCTCCGTCTTGCCCGCGAGCCACTCGAGGTCGACGGACTCGGCCAGCGGCTTGTTGCGGGTGTGGACGTCGAAGATCTTCTTGCGACCGTCCTCGTCGGGAACCGGCACGTGGACGTGGCGGTCGAGGCGACCGGGGCGCAGCAGGGCGCTGTCGATTAGGTCCGGCCGGTTGGTCGTCGCGATGACGACGACGTCCTCGAGCTCCTCGAGCCCATCGAGCTCGGTCAGGAGCTGGGAGACGACGCGTTCGCCGACGCCGGAGTCGCCCTGGCGTTGGCCGCGTTCGCCCGCGATCGAGTCGATCTCGTCGAAGAAGATCACGGTCGGCGCGTTCGACCGGGCCTTCTCGAAGACCTCGCGGACGCCCTTCTCGGACTCGCCGACGTACTTGTTCAGCAACTCGGGTCCCTTGATCGAGATGAAGTTCGACTGGGCCTCGTTGGCGACGGCCTTCGCGAGCAGGGTCTTCCCGGTGCCCGGCGGACCGTACATGAGGACGCCTTTGGCGGCCTGCATGTCCAGTTGCTCGAACACGTCGGGGTAGTCGAGTGGCCACTGGATCGTCTCGCGGAGTCGCTCTTTGGTGTCCTCGAGGCCGCCGACGTCGTTCCAGGTGACGTCGGGGACTTCGACGAAGACCTCCCGCATCGCGGAGGGTTGAATGCCCTTGAGCGCCTCCTTGAAGTCACCTTCAGTGACCTGCAGGGACTCGAGGACGTCGGCGTCGATCTCCTGGGACTCGAGGTCGAGGTCGGGGCGGATCCGCCGGAGCGCGTTCATCGCGCTCTCGCGGGCCAGCGACTCGAGGTCGGCTCCCACGAAGCCGTGGGTATTTTCGGCGTATTGCTCGAGGTCGATCCCTTCGTCGAGGGGCATCCCCCGGGTGTGGACCTGCAGGATCTCCTTGCGGCCCTCCTTGTCGGGGACGCCGATCTCGATCTCGCGGTCGAATCGGCCGCCACGCCGGAGCGCGGGATCGATGTCGTCGACGCGGTTGGTCGCCGCGATGACCGTCACCCGGCCCCGTTCCTCGAGGCCGTCCATCAGGCTGAGCAGTTGGGCCACGACGCGTCGTTCGACGTCGCCGCCGGCGTCCTCGCGTTTCGCCGCGATCGAGTCGAGTTCGTCGATGAAGACGATCGCGGGGGCGTTCTCCTCGGCTTCTTCGAAGACCTCGCGGAGCTTCTCCTCGCTCTCGCCGTAATACTTCGACATGATCTCCGGGCCGGAGATCGTCTCGAAGTGGGCGTCGATCTCGTTGGCGACGGCCTTGGCCATCAGGGTCTTCCCGGTCCCCGGTGGGCCGTGCAGGAGGACACCTTTGGGCGGCTCGATGCCCAACTGCTGGAACAGCTCGGGGTGGCGCATCGGCAGTTCGATCATCTCGCGGACCTGGTCGAGTTCGTTGTCCAGGCCGCCGATGTCCTCGTAGGTGACGTTCGGGACGCCGTCGGCAGAGGCGGGGCCGCCGGAGCTCACCTGCTCGGCGGGCGTCTCGGAGACTTCGATGCTCGTCGAGTCCGTGATGACGACGGTTCCCGACGGCGAGGTGCTCGCGATCTTCAGCGGAACCGACTGACCGGAACTGGCCATCGGCCCAAAGGAGAGCGAGAACGGTACCGTCTGCCCCTCAGTGACGGCCTGTCCGCTCAGCTTGTCGCGGACGAGTGGACCGATATCGCCGCGGATCCGCAGGTTCTGTGGGAGTGCGACGGTGACCGATTTGGCGGGTTTGACGTCCGCCGGTTCGATACTGACGTTGTCGTCGATCCCGACGTCGGCCTCCTGGCGCAGGCGGCCGTCGATGCGGACGATACCGCGTCCCTCGTCTTCGGGGTAGCCGGGCCAGACGCGAGCGACGGCCTGTCCGTCGCCGTTGCCCGAGATAACGACGTAATCTCCGTTCTCGAGGTCGAGTTCGGTCATCGAGACACGGTCGATCGCGGCCAGTCCGCGACCCGCGTCCTTTTGCTTCAGTGGTTTTACAGTAAGTTTCATCGGTCTGCCTCCAGTTCGATAGTGAGAACGCCGTTTTTCATAAACGTGTGCGCGGTCTCGGTATTCGCAGGGAGATCGATCTCGTGTTGGTCGTCATCGAGGACGATAATAACCGTATCGTCGACGAGATCGACCGAGGCGTCGGCCGCGTCGGTACCGAAGTCGACAGCCATCACCGTGCTGTCGTCGTACTCGTATCGACGGGCCACCTGCCCCTCTTCGGGGGTGAATTGGTCGAGAGTCATGCTGTAACTAACCCAAAGTAAGCACCAGGACTATATAAACCTTTTGCAGGCTGATCGCATGAGGGCGCGGTAGTCGATACGAAGCTGATTGTTCGTGGTCCACAGTGAAATTCGCGAGCAGCCATGCGGAGATAGCGACCGTTGGGTCGGACGGACCGTATCCTCGTTGCTGGCGTGCTCCGGTCGCAACTGTCTCGAGTCTTTATACCTGTCCCGGTCGTGAGACTCCGTATGGAGACGGTATCACATCACGGTCGAGAGACGGCATACGACGTCAGTGATCGAGGTGGTGAGGGCCCCCCGATCTGTTGTGTTCACGGGAGTGGGAGATCGGGAGAGATGTGGAACGGACAACGGGCGCTTGCAGAGGCCCATCCGATCGTCACGATCGATCTCAGCGGTCACGGCCAGTCGGACGATATCAACGCGAGCGCCGGATACACGACGTTATCGGCGTACGCCGACGACGTGTTGGCCGTCGCGGAGGCGACGGACGCGGAGATCCTCGTCGGAAACTCGCTTGGCGGTGCCGTCGTTCTGCAGATCCTGCTCGAGCGTCCGTTCGATCCCGAAGCAGCCGTGCTGACGGGAACCGGCGCGCGACTCGGCGTCCTGGACGATCTGTTGGCGTGGCTCGAGTCCGACTTCGAGCGGGCCGTCGAGTTCCTGCATGGCCCGGATCGACTCTTCCACGACCCCGATCCGGAAATCCGGGAGCGATCGATGGAACGGATGGACGACTGCGGACAGGCGGTCACGCGTCGGGACTTCCTGACCTGCCACCAGTTCGACGTCCGCGATCGAATCGACGAGATCGATACGCCCACGCTCGTAGCGTACGGGGAGTACGATCAGCTGACGCCGCCGTGGTTTCACGAGTATCTCGCCGACGAAATCGACGATGCCGGGCTGGCCGAACTCGAGGACGCGGCACATCTGGCGATGATCGAGCAGTCTGCGGCGTTCAACGGAGTCGTCGAGGAGTTTCTGGCGGGACTCGATGCCGATCGGAACCGAGACTGGTACTAGACTGCACGGACAGGGAGGCGACCGAGCCGTTCCCGCGGCTGACGGGCAGTATCAAAGCGGGTCGATCCCCAGTACCCTCACCGTAGGTTTCCGAGCGACGGACGGCCACCGTCGGCGGGTTACCTGCTCCCCTCGAGCGCGACGAACGAATCGGCGGTTGCCGCGATCCATTGCGTCGATGTCGCGTCTTCGCCGACCGCTCGCGGAAAGATCGTACAGACTGCGATGCCGGCCCGTTCGACGGTCACGTGTTGGAGCCCCGCGGCGTGATCGGTCTCCGAGTCGCGGTCGCAGGTGTCCCTCGATGAGTGTGACATGGTATCGGTTTCCGCCGTTCGGTTTCGTTTTATGCCTGCACGTCATATAAATACTGCCACTGAGCATAGAATGAGAGTATATACTATATCAGTTCCCTAGTATTCCGTGTCCGTGGCGGGATCGTCGAACGGATTCACTGCTGGGGCGATACCAGCCCGATCGAACCGGCTTTCCAAGCCGGAGACGGTGTGCCGCTCCGACCTCGGCTCAGTAAATCTCCTCGAGGTCGCTCTCCTCGTGGCTGTGTTCGTCGGCGGGGAACTCGCCGGATTCGACCGCCGAGACGTACTCGCCGACCGCGGATTCCATCTCCGCTCGGACGTTCCCGAACTGTTTCGAGAACGACGGCGACCACTCGCTGAGCCCGACCGCGTCGTCGACCACGAGTACCTGTCCGTCGCAGTCCGGGCCGGCACCGATCCCGATCGTCGGAATCTCCAGTGCCGCCGTCACGTCGGCCGCCAGGTTCGACGGCACGTGCTCGAGGACGAGCGAGAACACGCCGGCCGCCTCGTGAGCCTCGGCCAGCTCGAGGATGCGTTCGGCGGCCTCCTGGTCCGTCCCCTGTCGGGGATAGCCGCCGTACTGGTTGACGTGCTGGGGCGTCAGTCCGAGGTGCCCCATCACGGGAATCCCGAGTTCGACCAACTTCTCGGTCAGATCGACGGTGTGGGGCCCACACTCGAGTTTGACGCCGTGAGCCTCCTCCTCTTTGAGCATCCGGCCGGCGTTCTCGATACTCGCTGCCTCGTCGACGCCGATCGAGAGAAACGGCATGTCGGCGACGACGAGCGCATCGTCGGTCGCCCGTGCGACGGCACCGGTATGACGGGCCATGTCGTCGACGGTCACCGGAAGCGTCGTCTCGTACCCCAGGCTGGTGTTGCCGAGGCTGTCCCCGACGAGAATGATGTCGACGCCGGCCTCGTCGACGATCGACGCCGTGGGTGCGTCGTAGGCCGTCAGCATCGTGATCGGTTCCTCGCCCGCTTTCGCCCTGATATCCCGCACGCTAGGCATACCCACAGGTTAGTCTCCGACGATTAAACGTCGTTGTTCTTCGGCTGCCGTCGATCCACCCGTGTTCCCCTCGCGGCGACTCGGCGCGCTTAAGTCGAACGGATGGCCATACACGGACGTGCCAGAACCTGTCGAGACGAGTTCGCCCGACGGGGTCGACTACGGCTGGGTAATGCAGACGACGTTCGTCGCAACCATCATCGTCGGGGCACCGCTGGTCGCCGTGCTGTCGACGACCGCGACCCTGCCGACCTGGGCCGACCGCGCCGAGTTCGCGATCCGAGTCGCCGCTCCTGTCTGGTTAGTCACATCCCTGGTCGTGTTCGCCTACGCGAAACGAAAACGGACGTGACCGACGCGAATACCGCGCCGACGAGTTTCAAACGCCCGAGGGACCGTCGCCAACGAACTCGAAGTCGACACCCGCTCGTTGTGCCGTCTGCCGATCCCGCGCGGAATCCCCGATGAACAGGGCCCCCTCCGGCTCGACGCCGAGTCGACGAACCGTCGCGAGCAACGGCTCCGGATCGGGCTTCCACGTCCCGACCGTGTCACGCCCGACGACGGCAGCCACTGCCGGCGCGAGCGCGTGTTCCTCGAGCGCGATCCGGCAGGCTCGCTCGCAGTTCAGCGAGCAGACGCCCGCCGGCAGCGATCGCTCGAGAAGTTCGTCGGCGTGCGTGAGCCGAGTCGAGGTCCGTGCCCCCCTGTGTTCGTGGGCGGCGATCGCTGACTCGACCTCGGCAGCCAGTCCGACGTCGGACGCGGTCTCGAGCATCTCCCAGAGCCCGTCGCCGGGCGGTTCGACGTTCGCACGCTCGTAGACGGCGGAGACGTCGACGGCGACGGCGTTCCAGTCGACGTCGAGATCGACGAGGGTCCCGTCGAGATCGTAGACGACTGCGTCGTACTCGGTCACGACTGTGGATACGAGCGACACCGGAATAGGAACTTCGATCGCGACACCGACGGGCCGATCGGTCGGTTACCCGACACGGGCACGGCTGTCGAAGAAACGGTCCAGCCCGAAAACGGTCCAGCCCAAGATCCACGACCTCGCAGGATCGTTCGACCCCGACGAGATCGACGCCCACCTCGAGGACGATTCGAACGGCGACGTGACCGCCGACGGGAGGGCACGCGGGTTCGATCTGTACAGACTCGGGAGCTTCAGGTTCGCCGTTCGAGACGATTACCTGGTGCGAACGCTCGGCAGCGTCTGGAACGACCCCGACGCGGTACTCGAGTACGTCCTCGAGGCCCGCTGGGCGCGGGCCGAGGAGGGCGGGACCGACGGCGGTCGTCGGTGGGCAGACGACGACCGCGCGGGCTCTCTCCTCGCCGAGCGCGGGTCGGGCCAGTTCGCGGACGGGGCCGTCTTCCCGCCGCGGGAGCCAGTCGAGGAACCGGCCTACGACCGGGAGTGGCAGACCGAGCTGGTCGGCACGACGCGGTCGCTCGCGGTCGACGGCGCGAACGAGCGCGATCGTCCGTTCGCCGGGACCGACTGTCCATCGTAACGACTGAAACGATTTACACACCGATTGCACGACGGCTTGCGATCGGGTGTGCAGCGACCGTCAATGGCTACGATAACGTCGGTCAGTGACTCCCCAAGCGCCCGTCGAGAACGCCATCGAGGTCCGCGAGGCCCTCCCGAAGTTCGGCGGCGGAGTCGTCGTCTTTGAGCCGGAGGGGACTCCGCAGCGGGCCGACGTCGAACTCCCGCATCCGGAGTGCGGTCTTGACGCCGGACATGTACGCGCCGCCGGTTTTGAACGCGTCCCGGACATCGAAGATCGTGCTCTGGAGCTCCTGGGCGCGGTCCTCGTCGCCGTCGGTGAAGGCCTCGTAGCACTCGACGACGAGCTCCGGGAACGCGTTGGCGACGGCGCTGACCGCGCCCGAACAGCCGATCTCGAGCCCGGTAAAGATCAGCGAGTCCGAGCCCGCGAGGAAGGTCAACTCGGGGTTGCGGTCGATCGCCTGTGCGAGCCAGGGGACGTCCTTGCTCGAGTCTTTGACGCCCACGACGACGTCGCGTTCGGCGAGTTCGGCCAGGGTCTCGAGTGGCAGTTCGTTGCCGGTCTTGCTCGGGATGTGGTAGACGTAGACCGGGAGGGAGACGGCGTCGGCGACGCGGCGGTAGTGCTCGAGGGTTCCCTCACGATCCAGCGGGTAGTAGTAGGGCGTGACGACGACGAGTCCGTCCGCGCCGACCGACTCGGCGTGTTCGGCGTGGGCGACGGTTTGGTAGGTACTCGGCGCGCCGACGCCGGCGATGACCGGGACCTCGTCGCCGACTTCCTCGACGACGGCCGTGACGACCCGGTCGCGTTCGTCGCCGGACAACAGCGGAAATTCGCCGTTGGTTCCGAGCGGGAAGACGCCGTGGACACCCCGGTCGACGACGAATCGGGCGTGGTCGGCGGTGCGATCGTAATCGACGGATTCGTCGTCGTGAAACGCGGTGACGGTCGGCGGGACGACGCCACGAAGCGACAGTGGATCGGCAGCGCCGGGCTCCTGATCGACCATGGGAACCGTCCACCGGGCACGAACAAAAAACGTCGCCCGTCAGACGGTCTGGTGTCCCGATGTCCCGTCGCACCCGCGAACCCGACGGCGCAACCGCGAACCGGCGTGCGGTTGCGCTATCACCGAGTGACAGGAGTTCGTCTCAGTCGGTGGTTGCCATCTCGCTTGCGGGCTCCTCTAACTGTTCGCCGGCGAGTACGCGGTTCGCCCGGCGGAGCCGCTCGGAGAGCGCCTGATGGGAGATATCGAGTTCGTTCGCCAGCTCCTCGAGGGAGATCTCTCGCGGGACGTCGTAGTAGCCCTGGCGATAGGCTTCGGCGATGGCCTCCTGCTGGGGCTCGGTCAGGGCCGCCGTCGTCTCGAGGTCCTCCCCCTGGCCGGCCTCGACCATGCGCTTGACGTCGATCCGGACGCCGTGGTCCTCGATGGCAGCGACGGCATCCGAGAGCCCCTCCCGATAGGGAAAGAGGAGCCGGAGCGTCCATCGACCGTCCGAGATCTGGGCGTCGAGAACCGTCCCCCCGTGTCTGTAGACACAGGAACAGACCGAGCTGACTGCCTCGGAGTACTGGAGCCGATAGAACAGTTGGCCGGCCTCGGTCGTCTCGAGTAACTGCCGGTACTCGTCGACGGTCGAGTCGGCATCGAGCGCCGCCTCGAGTTCGCTCCGATCGACGTTCGAGAACCAGACGAGCGGGACCGTCCGATCCGGCCCCTCCGCGACGACGCTTTCGACGCGGACCTCGAGCGTCGGTCGTTGCTGAAGGGTCTCTGCGAGCGCGAACGCGTCGGTCGAAAGCGAGAGTTCTGCGATCGTCGTCATTGGATACTCACCTCGAAGTGGTTGCTCGAGTTCGATCGGGGAACGGGACCGGTCTCGTAGCGTGTGAACCCGATCCGTCCGAGACGTATCGGGCCGACCGGTCTCCTGTCGCCACGGCCATCTCCGAACGGCCGTGAGACAGGTGCTGACGACCACGTTCGCCCGGATCGTGCTGATAGAAGGGACGACTCGAGTACGGTTGATGAACGGGCCTTCCTTTTCCGGCCGTTTAAATGGGTTCGTCGCCGCTACCGGCGGTCGAAATCACGTCGTAGAACGGTGGCGACGGGTCCGCGAGCGCTCCGAGTCGCTCACCCGAGACGGGCCAGTCGGTTCAGGGCGTACACCGTTCGCAGGACGTCGACGCTCTTCCCCCGATCGAAGACGAGTTCGTCCGTCTCGAGGACGTGCTCTAAGGTGTCCTGGGACGCGTGTTCCGGAGCGGCCGCGATCCCGGCGTCGTTGTCGGCGACCCACTCCATCACGCGGAGATCGCTCTTCGAGTCCCCCATGACGAGCGCGAACGGGTCGTCGACGCCCAGGACGTCCAGCGCGTGCTCGACGCCGACGACCTTGTTCAACTCGAGGCTGCCGATCTCGGCCGCATCCGCCTCGTAGTAGGCGACGT contains:
- a CDS encoding UPF0179 family protein, which codes for MSTVTLIGSRLAEPGTEFVYEGEADACAGCPYRSQCLNLSQGTKYRITSIRENAQTLECAIHDGGVRAVEVEPVTARANITSKGAFAGSKTSLPGPCPYVECPSHEYCEPDGIEFDEEYRIEAIIGEPPHEVCHLDRSLELVELNTDD
- a CDS encoding CDC48 family AAA ATPase; its protein translation is MKLTVKPLKQKDAGRGLAAIDRVSMTELDLENGDYVVISGNGDGQAVARVWPGYPEDEGRGIVRIDGRLRQEADVGIDDNVSIEPADVKPAKSVTVALPQNLRIRGDIGPLVRDKLSGQAVTEGQTVPFSLSFGPMASSGQSVPLKIASTSPSGTVVITDSTSIEVSETPAEQVSSGGPASADGVPNVTYEDIGGLDNELDQVREMIELPMRHPELFQQLGIEPPKGVLLHGPPGTGKTLMAKAVANEIDAHFETISGPEIMSKYYGESEEKLREVFEEAEENAPAIVFIDELDSIAAKREDAGGDVERRVVAQLLSLMDGLEERGRVTVIAATNRVDDIDPALRRGGRFDREIEIGVPDKEGRKEILQVHTRGMPLDEGIDLEQYAENTHGFVGADLESLARESAMNALRRIRPDLDLESQEIDADVLESLQVTEGDFKEALKGIQPSAMREVFVEVPDVTWNDVGGLEDTKERLRETIQWPLDYPDVFEQLDMQAAKGVLMYGPPGTGKTLLAKAVANEAQSNFISIKGPELLNKYVGESEKGVREVFEKARSNAPTVIFFDEIDSIAGERGQRQGDSGVGERVVSQLLTELDGLEELEDVVVIATTNRPDLIDSALLRPGRLDRHVHVPVPDEDGRKKIFDVHTRNKPLAESVDLEWLAGKTEGYVGADIEALCREASMAASREFINSVDPEDMNDTLGNVRIGREHFEHALEEVKPSVTPETREEYEELEEKLQQAEPGEGQDEQLGRTFQ
- a CDS encoding DUF7127 family protein; protein product: MTLDQFTPEEGQVARRYEYDDSTVMAVDFGTDAADASVDLVDDTVIIVLDDDQHEIDLPANTETAHTFMKNGVLTIELEADR
- a CDS encoding alpha/beta fold hydrolase translates to METVSHHGRETAYDVSDRGGEGPPICCVHGSGRSGEMWNGQRALAEAHPIVTIDLSGHGQSDDINASAGYTTLSAYADDVLAVAEATDAEILVGNSLGGAVVLQILLERPFDPEAAVLTGTGARLGVLDDLLAWLESDFERAVEFLHGPDRLFHDPDPEIRERSMERMDDCGQAVTRRDFLTCHQFDVRDRIDEIDTPTLVAYGEYDQLTPPWFHEYLADEIDDAGLAELEDAAHLAMIEQSAAFNGVVEEFLAGLDADRNRDWY
- a CDS encoding DUF7511 domain-containing protein, coding for MSHSSRDTCDRDSETDHAAGLQHVTVERAGIAVCTIFPRAVGEDATSTQWIAATADSFVALEGSR
- the panB gene encoding 3-methyl-2-oxobutanoate hydroxymethyltransferase encodes the protein MPSVRDIRAKAGEEPITMLTAYDAPTASIVDEAGVDIILVGDSLGNTSLGYETTLPVTVDDMARHTGAVARATDDALVVADMPFLSIGVDEAASIENAGRMLKEEEAHGVKLECGPHTVDLTEKLVELGIPVMGHLGLTPQHVNQYGGYPRQGTDQEAAERILELAEAHEAAGVFSLVLEHVPSNLAADVTAALEIPTIGIGAGPDCDGQVLVVDDAVGLSEWSPSFSKQFGNVRAEMESAVGEYVSAVESGEFPADEHSHEESDLEEIY
- a CDS encoding DUF5822 domain-containing protein, producing the protein MPEPVETSSPDGVDYGWVMQTTFVATIIVGAPLVAVLSTTATLPTWADRAEFAIRVAAPVWLVTSLVVFAYAKRKRT
- a CDS encoding HAD family hydrolase, which encodes MTEYDAVVYDLDGTLVDLDVDWNAVAVDVSAVYERANVEPPGDGLWEMLETASDVGLAAEVESAIAAHEHRGARTSTRLTHADELLERSLPAGVCSLNCERACRIALEEHALAPAVAAVVGRDTVGTWKPDPEPLLATVRRLGVEPEGALFIGDSARDRQTAQRAGVDFEFVGDGPSGV
- a CDS encoding dihydrodipicolinate synthase family protein; translated protein: MVDQEPGAADPLSLRGVVPPTVTAFHDDESVDYDRTADHARFVVDRGVHGVFPLGTNGEFPLLSGDERDRVVTAVVEEVGDEVPVIAGVGAPSTYQTVAHAEHAESVGADGLVVVTPYYYPLDREGTLEHYRRVADAVSLPVYVYHIPSKTGNELPLETLAELAERDVVVGVKDSSKDVPWLAQAIDRNPELTFLAGSDSLIFTGLEIGCSGAVSAVANAFPELVVECYEAFTDGDEDRAQELQSTIFDVRDAFKTGGAYMSGVKTALRMREFDVGPLRSPLRLKDDDSAAELREGLADLDGVLDGRLGSH
- a CDS encoding helix-turn-helix domain-containing protein, which codes for MTTIAELSLSTDAFALAETLQQRPTLEVRVESVVAEGPDRTVPLVWFSNVDRSELEAALDADSTVDEYRQLLETTEAGQLFYRLQYSEAVSSVCSCVYRHGGTVLDAQISDGRWTLRLLFPYREGLSDAVAAIEDHGVRIDVKRMVEAGQGEDLETTAALTEPQQEAIAEAYRQGYYDVPREISLEELANELDISHQALSERLRRANRVLAGEQLEEPASEMATTD